The DNA region ccgcaCTCATGCCGCCACGGAGCGTCTTCCAGCAACTCATATTGTTTTTTGATGTCCCGCAAAACGTCTGCCGCGTCGCGTGCGGGCATGTTGTCGTAGACAttccctcctttttctccACACCCCAGCCTGGGGTGACTGTCTTCCTCGCAAGCCCGGCGTAAATCCTCCGCCCATGGCAAGCTGTTCGCTGCTTTATCAACCAAAGCGGGATCCCGGCTTTCCAGGAAACATTGTTCAAAGACCCCAACAACGTGCCGCTTTGCGTCGTATATGAGCACGACCTGGAGGCCGCAACACAAGGACAGGGGGGTCATCCATGGGCGCATCATCGCGCGCCTATCATCCGTGTGGAAGAAGGGGTCACGTGCCTCCTCGACGTGATGCTTGTTGCGGTAGTCAATCAGTATGCCTCCCTTGTAGAAGGCGGCTCGGTCGTGGTTGTCGATAtaggggaggagggtatAGAGGTAAATGATGCGAGGGTCAAGCTGGAGGTCCTGGTATAGCGGGAGCATGGCCGTCAGGTCGTGGGGACCGGGGCGGAGATCAGAGGCGGGAATGTATTGCATGTGGACAAGGGTTTTGTAAATGTCGAGTAAAAGGGTGGCGACTTCTTGGGCTTTGGAGAGGTCTTGCTCGCTGAGCGAGGATTTGATGGACTCCATTGTCAACGGAGAAGATGAGGCCATGGTGTCGACCAtattggagatgatggggagaatTACTCTTCAGTGTCAAAGGAAAGCAGGACAAGTAATTGACTTAAAGACCACCCTGAAGTCCGAGGACTCTATATTTTAGGCAGCAGGGTGGGGAAGATTGGTAGGTGGTAAACAGGATGAACCCGAACACGAAGTCCTCTCCAATCAGGAACCCATGTAAGTAGGCATGGTGCCTAGCTCCCAGTACACCACATAGCTTTTGCGTGGCCACCGTTATCCCTAATTCactcttcctcaacaacacagCATCCTTGATCAACACCGGCATTCAAATGATCCTGCGTTTCCAACTAGCATTGGGCCAATCGTTTCGAATCCAAGATACAAAGCAAGGTACGCCACCGTCGATGATATCCTAGTTCGGAGGCACCTGTTGACGTGCTTCAATTTTGGGATCAATGGGAGCCGTGGGAGCGGCCAGAGTCAATGTGAGCCAAGAGAAGGCGACCATGTTTATGAACTGGTGATATCAGCCAAAAGAACACCCTTACTTGCAAACTCATAGGTAGTAGAAAAGGACGGTAGGCAAACCTTCATGTTGGCTGGCGATGTACAGTTCTGACGGACTGCAAAAGGAAAGGGCAACAACGTTAAATACGGGATGATCAAAATGGGGACCAAAGTTGCCAAACAATGGAATAAAAGGTATGGAGAGCAAGGCCAAAGGCAATCACACCGAGTGGTATATTTACGTAAACATTCCTACCTGGCTCCTGACATACTCCGGGCTTGTGGAATGGACACCTTTCATGTTTCACCCTTGTATAGAATGTTTCGGATCATAGAATAGTCCATTACCTCAATCATCTTTGATATCTATCAAATACCTCTCAGCCAGCCAGGATGTAAACACAGAAAAACAGACTTTATGATATTCGTAGATTCTCAGAAATCTATATCAATGAAATCCCTAGCAAGAGTTGCCCGTCTACAAAATAAGACTACCAATGGAACTGAGAAAATGCCCATCGCCAGAAGACGTAGCAGCCAAGAATCTTCCACCCATGAAATTATCTAGGTAAATCACAACCCAGAACAAGTCCTGTCACACCACCCGTTTCGCCCATTATGTTCAATCTCTCAGCCAGTAACAAACATCCGTCTTTTTCATCCCCCTTTACCACCCTAagcccccatcatcatggcctcagccccaacctcaacaccttcCTCGTTCCCAACCACAGGTTCGGCAGCCTCAACTTCAAcatcctcaacagcagcctcaacctcatcaacaatCTCCCCCATCACAGCCTCCGGCTCCATAtgttcaacaacccccttccgctcctcctcaacaaccccagcccgccccaccatccccatcccagcGTTCATCATAGTGTTGAACCGCTGGACGTAGGCGCCCAGGTTGAGAACCAAAACTTCACCGAGCGCCACGCCGAGGACAGCGTCTAGGAGCTTGATGGCCATGAGGCTGGACATTATGTTTATGTTGGTGGCCATGGTGAGGTCGGTGGTGGCGTCAACGGGTTCGGCATCGACTGCGGCTTCGGTGGTGGGAGCAGTAAGGGCAGTTCcattggtgatggggaggattgTGTCGTTGACTTGGCGGGGCCAGTGGAGGACGGGAGTGGCGATAGAGAGAgtggtgagggttgagacgagggtgagggtggtgagcttgGGGAGTGTTATTGATGATTAGGGATTGGGAGAGAGGGGGTACTGGCCTTCATTTTGGCGAATTTTTGGGTGGTTAGACTAATGATGGTCTGGGTGAATGAGTGTGCTGAGTCAGGGAGTGTAGAGTTTGAGGGATGAGATCTGATTTTCTGCCTGCCTGCTTCAGAAGAGGGTTATGCGGACATAAAAAGGGTGAGCGTGATATTTAACTGTTTCTTGTCCAGTCAATATTCAGGATTTTCCGCCGTCTTTCGGGTCACATATCTGAAGATCTTAGCCTGCAAGCATTCGCCAACGGGGCGGTAACATTCCTCCGAGGCCACCTTCCTGATTCCTACAATGAGCTGACCAGGAAGATTAGTGGTATTTCACCGCAACTCGGAATTGATCGATTCCGAGCCAGATTCTTGGGATAAAACACCACAACAATGGAAAGGTCAACCTCCTGAGCCTCCCGATTGTGAGGTTGACTCAGATCATCCAAAATAAACCAGTACATGTCTATCATTCCAACTGCTTGGGAATTTGTCGTTGAAAATTTTCCTGTCGGTGAAGACATCGATGGTGAGAAAGCTGCGTGCCTGAGAAATAATCGCCCGAGTTGAGGAATTCAGTGACATCATCCCAAATTAAAAGAGGCACCAAAACTCTTGAACGACGCTGCACCAAGGGAGGAGTCTTAGACATTACCACCGCAATGAAatttggttgttgttgacgatgaagaaAAGAATTGTGAACCTGATCATCAGGATGTGTGAGTGATCAAAGGAAAGTGCAGATCGCCTCTGCAAAGACAcagcccctgagcccctgaatcGAACCCCTGACCAAATGACTAAAGATGCTCCGAGTCTCCCACCCTCGTACAGCCTCGCACCATGAACCTTTGTGACCACCTCGGCCTCATGCCAATGTCATGACCGCTGCTTGATCGGCATATTCCTCTTGGAGTACTGCAATCCACACCTATTACACAACGTCCTCGGCCCTTCTGGTCCCTTCCTCCACTCAGTACTTTCAGTACAGTCACAGTTATAGCATTTACCCGCCGCATTTCGTGCTGGTATCGTTTTCTGTTCTTATTgtcagccatcatcaagttATATCTCTCTACCTCGCTAACCTTCCCATGAGCATCAATCCCAATTTCTCTtatcctccgcctccccctcccaggTTTCTGTACTGTCTCCTCTGAGTTGTGATGGGACAAACGGCTCTTGGAGTGTGAGCCAGATGtgctctcctccacccacttTCTCGCCAACTTGATGTCGTCCATCCTTTTCTTGATTACGTCGCTGTTGTTTACCATGATGTTAACCACTCTCTTAGATGGGAGCTTGACGAGCAGAGTTGAGTCATCATTGCCAGGGCGGCAGTCGGCTGTACAGCGTCTTGCAAAGTCGTAGAGGGCAAAAGCTGAGTTGGCGATCTGTGATGGTTAGTGAGTCTAGATGCATGGGCTGTTTACCCTAGGTACACAGAACATACTGCTTCAAGTGCTTCGGGGTAGTTCAGCTTGGCAGGAATCTCCACCATTCCCTCGGTGCTCTCGTGGTCACTGCTGGTGTTGACATGAATGGTGCTGTAATCGGCAGTGGGTGCTATGGAGGCAGACGATGGTTTCCGCGGTGAGTCGGCATGCTGGGATGGGTCGCGATTGGCGCCGAGTGGGTCCAATTTCAAGGGTGACCAGGGCCCGGCGGTGAAAGTGGAAGAGTAATATGAACTCGCGTAACGAGGAGATTCGTGAGCTTCGGGGGAGTGTGGTGACCGGAACGGGATCCGGCCGCCGAGGAGTGGAAGGGTGGTGTGGCGTGTAGGAGGGGCCCCGTCACCAGCGGAGTGCGCTATGCTCTCAGTGAGCTcagagaaggagggaagcCATGAtgcctggtggtggtgaaaagtggaggaggagtctgACATATTTCTGTCGGCGGTTTTCTCAACCCATGCTATGTAAATAACCCTGAAAGGTACAGTGTAGTAGTCTCGTGTGTCACAAACACGACAAAGTCCGGATTACACCCGACACCGTGATGCCCTTAATATATCACTCGCCAACTTATCCTTAGGGGGTTAGATGCCCAAACCTCGGATCAAAGTTGACTCTTTCCGCGTCCGTCCCAGCCAAAAAAGCATCTGCAAGATGACTGGGTCGAGGCTGCTGTAGAACGCCTGGAAGCAACTGTCAGGGGGAAGTTTGATTCTGGAaggcccaacaccaccttgGCTAGCTGCCTCTCTCGGCCAAAAGATTGTGTGCCGGGTTAGCCATCCAGGTGATCTCTTTTTGTCCAATATTATTGTCGATCCATAACGTACGGATCAAAACggaatataaagtctttCATGAAAGCGGTCAACATCCGACACTATTTGCGGCGGCATTGAATTATTAGCGCCCAGTACAGCGTTTATAATGTTGGGAACATACCTGATGCTCCAGTACTACTGGCTATCTTATTCAAATGGTCAACTGACTTCAGGCGCGGCCAGTCAAAGTAGTTAGGTAGTATTTTCGGGAGGAACAAACCAGCCCTCGGGACGGCGGCAGCTTCTCCAACCAAGGTCACGATCCGAGGATTCGATGTAGCAGATTGTCCCGTTTTTTTGGTACATGCGGGACCGACTCGGGTTGAAGACTGACGACCGCGGGCCGTGCCCAAAGACGAACAGGTCTTCCGCTGCTCGACTGCCACCTATCAGGACGGTTCGAGCAACCGGATCCCAGAAACTGTAAAATATGCCGAATCCGTGCCGGATCGTCACACCGGGACTGACTGTGCAAAGACCCGTGACAAAATATTGACTTAAACACCACTGCGATGTAGCAGCTGCACCCCAGGTTACACACCGATCCGGACGACAACAACCGAGGCAGAAACTTTGAGTATGTCAGTTTTGGCGATAGTCTCCGAGAAGAGCTACTGAATTACATGATCTTTGTATTTGTCTCTGCCTTTGAACATCCCAAGTCCTCATAGGTTCACCAAAAGCATTCTATCCCTTTAAAACATACCCGAACAGGATAATTCGGCCTGGCAGCCCTCTCCCGTGCCCAGCATGATAGACGGATATTTTCCGTTCCgatcccccttttcccctaCCAAGCCCGACGCTCTTGTTGCCTTGATGTCAAAATACCATATTCAAGTCGCAAGCGCCTCACACCAGCCCCAGATGCCCACTCAAACGCCGATTAAAGAGAGGAAAGGTTGCCGTTTTGTTTTCGTTTGATCATGCTTTCCCGATCGCAGGGCGGcgcctccttcagcttgcAGTCCCTGCACAAGGCATCCACTCTTTCGTTGGGAGTTGGTTAGAGAATGTGGTGGCTTGCAACAGGTTAGGTTGGAATGGATGGCTCGGGTACCTCTCAAAGTATAAGATATTGGGATTGATCGGATGTTGGGTGGCTGAGTAATCGCGGCACCATTTCGAAGCGATAAAGCGGAAGTGGCCACAAAAGTGCCTTCGCTGAATAAAGTCACACATGGTGTGATTTGCGTTGGAACGTGTTGGTGAGCGAGCGACATGAGTT from Podospora pseudopauciseta strain CBS 411.78 chromosome 6, whole genome shotgun sequence includes:
- a CDS encoding hypothetical protein (COG:K; EggNog:ENOG503P2PM) — translated: MSDSSSTFHHHQASWLPSFSELTESIAHSAGDGAPPTRHTTLPLLGGRIPFRSPHSPEAHESPRYASSYYSSTFTAGPWSPLKLDPLGANRDPSQHADSPRKPSSASIAPTADYSTIHVNTSSDHESTEGMVEIPAKLNYPEALEAIANSAFALYDFARRCTADCRPGNDDSTLLVKLPSKRVVNIMVNNSDVIKKRMDDIKLARKWVEESTSGSHSKSRLSHHNSEETVQKPGRGRRRIREIGIDAHGKKTIPARNAAGKCYNCDCTESTEWRKGPEGPRTLCNRCGLQYSKRNMPIKQRS
- a CDS encoding hypothetical protein (EggNog:ENOG503P7XS), with protein sequence MCDFIQRRHFCGHFRFIASKWCRDYSATQHPINPNILYFERVDALCRDCKLKEAPPCDRESMIKRKQNGNLSSL